CAGAACCTCAAGGACATGCGGTACGGCGACAACAGCATGGGCGTCCGGCAACTGCTGCAGTGGGGCGACCTGCTGACCAACGCGGGTGCGGGCAAGGTCGGCATGTTCATCGGCGCGCCCGACTCCACGCAGGCGATCGTCAGCCAGTTCCAGGGCAAGTTCCAGGACTGGGCGATGAGCCCGCTGCCCGGCCAGGACGGCGCGGCGAAGGGCACGCTCGGTGGTGGCGAGGGTTACTTCTTCAAGAAGGACCTCACTCCCGAGCAGGTCAAGGCCGGTCTGAAGTGGATCGCGTACCAGAAGCTGACGCCGGGCAAGGGCCAGTTCGACTACGTCCGGGCCAAGCCGCAGAACTACCCGGTCGGTCTGCCCCAGCCGCTGCTCTTCGCCAACGGCAGCGCGGCGCAGAAGCAGGAGCTCGAGCTGCGTAAGGCGAACGCGAACGTCGACACCGCGAACTTCGCGCTCTTCGAGGCGACCCCGGTAACGATCAAGGGTGAGCCGCGCAACGCGCAGGCGGTCTACGCGGTGCTCGACGCCGCGATGTCCGGTGTGCTGACGAACCCGAACGCGAACATCGACGCGCTGCTCAAGACGGCCGAAGAGAAGGTCAACCAGCTCCTCGCTGCCGAGAGCTGATCCGATGCTGTGGGGGCCGGTGCGCCGGCCCCCACAGCATTCGCGCCGCATCGTCCGGTCACTGAATCACCCAGGAGTTGCCTTGGCGATCACCACCGTCCCGGCCGCCAGAACACCGGGGCGCCCCACGTCCTCGTACCCGGGGCCGCAGCGTACGAGCCTCGGCCGCAAGGTACGGGACAACCTCACCGGTCACGCGTTCCTGATCGGGGCGGTGCTCTGCTTCGTTGTCTTCTCCTGGTATCCGATGATCCGCGGCATCGTGATGAGCTTCCAGCGCACCCGACGGGGCGAGACCACCTGGGTGGGCTGGGACAACTACTCCCGCATCATCGCCGACCCCAGCTTCTGGCCCGCCTGGCAGAACACGCTCTACTTCACCGTGCTCGCACTCGTGCTCGGGTACGCGGTGCCGTTCTTCGTGGCGATCCTGCTCAACGAGTTCCGGCACGCCAAGGGGTACCTGCGAATCCTGGTCTACCTGCCGGTGATGCTGCCACCAGCCTCGGCGCTCTTCCTCTTCAAGTTCTACGCGTACGACCCCAGCGAGGCGGGCCTCTTCAACGCCATCCTCAAGGCACTGCACCTGCCCACCTCGCAGTGGATGCAGTCCCCCGAGATGACGATGCCGGCGATGGTGATCGCGTCGACCTGGATGAACATGGGCGGCGCCGTGCTCATCTACCTGGCGGCGCTGCAGAACATCCCCGGCGAGCTCTACGAGGCGGCCGAGCTCGACGGTGCCGGCATCTGGCGGCGGATCGTCAACGTGACGATCCCGCAGACCCGGCTGATCCTCGCGCTCCTGGCGATGCTGCAGATCGTCGCCACGATGCAGCTCTTCATCGAACCGCTGATCCTCGCCAACGGTGCGGGCGCGGAGGACTCCGCGACCTCGGTGGCGTACCTCATCTACCAGCACGGATTCTTCCAGAACGACCTCAACGGCGCTGCGGCGCTCGGCGTGATCATGCTCGTGGTGCTGGCCGGCTTCTCCGCCGCCTACCTGCGTCTGAGCGCGAAACAGGACTAGGACGGGACGAGGAATGGCACAGGACTCCGGGACCCGGACCCTTATCTCGCACGCCCAGCTCAGCCGCGGGCGCGGCAAGGTCATCTACTGGACGCTGCTCGCCGTCGTCGTCGCGGGCTTCACACTCGTCTTCCTCGGGCCGCTCTACTGGATGGTCACCGGCGCGCTCAAGTCCGGCCAGGAGATCGCGCAGACCCCACCCTCGCTGTTCCCGCAGGATCCCGAGCCGCAGAACTACATCGATGCGTGGAACAACCTGGACCTCGCCAAACTGCTGTTCAACACGTTCTACTACGCGACGGGCGCGGTGCTGTTCCAACTCGTCTTCGACACCGCTGCGGCGTACTCGCTGTCCAAGCTTCGACCGATGTTCGGCAACGTGATCCTCGCCCTGATGCTGGGCACGCTGATGATTCCGGCGATGGTCCTCATCGTCCCGCAGTACGTGACCGTGATCGACCTGCCGATCCTGCACATCAACCTGCTCGACTCACCGTTTGCGATCTGGCTGCCGCTGGTCGCGAACGCGTTCAACATCTTCCTGCTGAAACGGTTCTTCGACTCGATTCCCGAGGAGTTGATGGCCGCAGCCCTGATGGACGGGGCGACGTCACTGCGCACGCTGTGGTCGATCATCCTGCCGCTGTCGCGACCCATCCTCGGCGTCGTCTCGATCTTCGCCGTGACGGCGGTCTGGAAGGACTTCCTCTGGCCGAAGCTGGTCATGCCGTCGCCCGAGACCCGGACGGTCAGCGTCGGCATCTACGCCTTCTCGGGTGGTACGCCCATGAACGTGGTGATCGCCGCGTCGGTCATCGCCGCGATCCCGACCGTCATCATCTTCCTGATCTTCCAGCGGAACATCATGTCCGGTCTGACCTCGGGCAGCCTCAAGGGATAGCCGGCAGCGTAACCTCCCGCGGCGAACAACGACTGTTCGCCCGACACATATCTAGGTCCGGCGAACCCGCCGACGTACTGACCCAGAAAGCAGGTGCTCGTGTCCACAGCAGACAGCGGTCCGTGGTGGCGTGGAGCGGTGATCTACCAGGTGTACCCACGTAGCTTCGCCGACGGCAATGGCGACGGCATCGGCGACATCGCCGGCATCCGGTCCCGGCTGAATCACCTGTCCGCGCTCGGCGTCGACGCGATCTGGTTCAGCCCCTGGTACCCCTCGCCGATGGCCGACGCTGGCTACGACGTGTCCGACTACCGCGACATCGACCCGGTCTTCGGCACCCTCGCCGAGGCGGAGGCGTTGATCGCGGAGGCACACGTGCTCGGCATCCGGACCATCGTCGACGTGGTGCCGAACCACTGCTCCGACGCGCACCCCTGGTTCCAGGCGGCACTCGCCGGCGGGCCCGGCGCGCCCGAGCGGGACCTGTTCTGGTTCCGGCCCGGCCGGGGCCCGAACGGCGACCAGCGGCCCACCGACTGGGTCGGCGAGTTCGGCGGCGAGACCTGGACCCGGACCACCAACCCGGACGGCACGCCCGGCGACTGGTACCTGCACCTGTTCGCCCCCGAACAGCCGGACTTCAACTGGGACCACCCCACGGTGCGGGCCGAATTCGAGGACATTCTGCGGTTCTGGTTCGACCGAGGGGTGGACGGCATCCGGATCGACTCGGCCGGGCTGCTGGTCAAGGACGGGACGCTGCCCGAGACCGTGCCGGGCCGGCCGCACCCGTTCCGCGACCTCGACGGGGTGCACGACATCTACCGCGCGTGGCGGCGGGTCGCCGACGAGTACCCCGGCGACCGGGCACTGATCGGCGAGGTGTGGATGCCGGACCGGCAGCGGTTCGCCAACTACCTGCGCCCGGACGAACTGCACGCGGCGTTCAACTTCGACTTCCTCGGCTGCGCCTGGGACGCCTCCGCCCTGCGCGAGAGCATCGACGGGACGCTGAGCGCGCACGCGCCGGTCGGCGCGCCGGCCACCTGGGTGCTCTCCAACCACGACGTCACCCGGCACGTCACCCGCTACGGCCGAGCGGACACCACGTTCAGCTTCGCCGCCAAGCGCGAGGGGACCCCCACCGACCTGGAGCTGGGCACCCGCCGGGCCCGGGCCGCCGCGCTGCTCTCGCTGTCACTGCCCGGCGCCGCCTACGTCTACCAGGGCGAGGAGCTGGGCCTCTACGAGGTCGAGGACATTCCGTTCGCGCTGCGCCAGGACCCGATGTGGGAACGCTCCGGCCGGGTCGACCCCGGTCGCGACGGCTGTCGGGTGCCGCTGCCCTGGGCCGGTGACGAGCCGCCGTTCGGGTTCAGCCCCGCCGGCGCCGCAGCGCCCTGGCTGCCCCAGCCGGCCGACTGGAAGGACCGGACGGCCCGGGCGCAGACCGGCGACGCGGCCTCGATGCTGGAGCTGTACCGGGCGGCGATCGCGATCCGGCGGGCCGAACCGGCGCTCGGCGACGGCGACCTGAGCTGGCTGCCCGCCCCGGACGGGGTGCTCGCCTTCAGCCGCGGCGGTGGGTTCCGCTGCCTCGTCAACCTCGCCGACTCGTCGGTCCCGCTGCCCGCCGAGGGGGAGTTGCTGCTGGCCAGCGGGCCGCTCGATGACGGTCTGCTGCCACCGGACACCGCCGTCTGGCTGCGTACCCCAGAGCCGGCGGAGGGGCCCGGCCTGGCCTGACCTGATCGCCGTGGAGCCGGCGGCCCGTCCCGGTCGCCGGCACCGAGCACCCACCCCGGCCCAGCGTGGGCCGTCGGAGGAAGGAGGAAAGAGGGGGGACCCGCCACGCCGCACGGATACGGGGGGACCTGGCCTGCCTGACGAAAGGGAGAGCGCAGCTCATGGCCAACCACACCACCGGCACCGCGCACCACCTCCGACACCCGACCCGGGCAGGGTTGGCCGCCATCGCCGCCACCCTGCTCGTCGCGACCTCGGTGACCGCCCTCGCGGTCACCGGCACCGCAACCCCAGCCTCGGCGGCCGGGCTGTCCCCCTTCGACATTCCCGGCCGGGGCGCCACCGTCCCGTTCGTCGAGCAGGAGGCGGAGAAGGCCGCCCACAACGGCACGAAGATCGGCCCGGACCGGCGCTACGGCACGCTGCCGTCCGAGGCGTCCGGCCGGGAGGCGGTCACCCTCGACTCCGTCGGCGAGTACGTCGAGTTCACCCTCACCGCCCCGGCCAACGCGGTCACCTTCCGGCACAGCCTGCCCGACAGCCCGGCCGGCACGGGCCGGGACGCCGCCATCGACCTGCGGGCCAACGGAACGCTGCTGAAGTCGGTCCCGGTGACCTCGAGGTACGGCTGGTACTACGGCGGCTACCCGTTCAACAACAACCCGGGCGACACCAACCCGCACCACTTCTACGACGAGACCCGGGCGATGTTCGGCAGCACCTACCCGGCCGGCACGAAGGTCCGGTTGCAGGTCTCCTCGACCGCCCAGTCGCCCACCTTCACCATCGACCTGGCCGACTTCGAGCTGGTCGGCGGGCCGATCGACAAGCCCGCCGGTGCGCTCGACGTGGTCACCGACTTCGGCGCCGACCCGAGCGGCGCGACCGACTCGACCGCGAAGTTCCAGGCGGCGGTCGACGCCGGTAAGGCCCAGGGCCGGGTGGTCTGGATCCCGACCGGCACCTTCACCCTCTGGGACCACGTGGTGGTCGACGGGGTGACCCTGCGCGGCGCCGGCCCGTGGTATTCGGTGCTCGGCGGCCGGCACCCCACCGACCGTAAGCGGGCCGCCGGCATCTACGGCAAGTACGTCCCCGGTGGTGGCTACACGGGCGGCGTCCGCCCGCACGAGGCCGGTGGTCCGAGCCGGAACGTCACGCTGCGGGACTTCGCCATCATCGGCGACATCCGGGAACGGGTGGACGACGACCAGGTCAACGCGCTGGGCGGGGCGATGACCAACTCGGTGGTGGACAACCTCTGGCTGGAGAACACCAAGGTCGGGGCGTGGATGGACGGCCCGATGGACAACTTCACCATCCGCAACAGCCGGATCCTGGACCAGACCGCCGACGGGGTGAACTTCCACACCGGCGTGACCAACTCGACGGTGACCAACACCTTCGTCCGCAACACCGGCGACGACGCGCTGGCGATGTGGGCGCAGAACGTGCCGAACGTCAACAACTCCTTCACGCACAACACCATCGGCGTGACCCTGCTGGCGAACCACCTGGTCAGCTACGGCGGCCGGGACATCAAGATCACCGACAACGTGACGGCCGACTCGCTGACCAACGGCGGTGGCATCCACGTCGCCAACCGCTACCCCGGCGTGCAGGGCGCCACCGGCGTCCAGGGCACCTGGACGATCGCCCGGAACACATTGATCCGCAACGGCAACTCGGACTACAACTGGAACTTCGGCGTCGGGGCGATCTGGTTCTCCGCGCTCAACGAGGCGTTCCTGCAGCCCACCATCAACATCACCGACACCGACATCCTGGACAGCTCGTACGCCGCCCTGCACTGGATCGAGGGCCAGACCAGCGGGATCAACCTGAACAACGTGCGGATCGACGGCGCCGGCACGTACGCGCTCCAGGTGCAGGCGCCCAGCCAGGTGTCGTTCACCAACGTGCGAGCCACCGGCATCGCGCAGAGCAACCCGATCCACAACTGCGTGGGCGGCGGCTTCCAGATCACCCAGGGCGCCGGCAACTCCGGCTGGTACACCCCGACCCCGTACTGCGGCCCGTGGCCGGACCCACAGTGGGGCGGCGGACCCACCACCCCGCCACCAACCACCCCACCGCCGACCACCCCGCCACCCACCACCCCGCCACCCACCACCCCACCCCCGACCGGGGGGAACCTGGCGCTGAACCGGCCGGCGACCGCCACCAGCACCAACCAGAGCTACAGCGCGGCCAACGCGGTGGACGGCAACGCGGCCACCTACTGGGAGAGCGCCAACAACGCCTTCCCGCAGACCGTGACCGTCGACCTGGGCTCAGCCCGGTCGGTCGACCGGGTGGTGCTCAAGCTGCCCGCCGGCTGGGAGCGGCGTACCGAGACCCTGTCGGTGCTCGGCTCCACCGACGGGTCGTCGTACGCCACCCTGGCGGCGTCCGCCGGTCGGGTCTTCGACCCCGGCGCGGGCAACACCGTCTCGATCGGCCTGCCCGCCGGTGACCGTCGCTTCATCCGCGTCACCGTCACCGGCAACACCGGCTGGCCGGCCGCCCAGCTCTCCGAGGTCGAGGTGTACGGCGGCACGCCCACCACCCCGCCGCCCACCACACCACCGACTACCACCCCGCCCCCGACCACACCACCGCCCACCGGCAACCTGGCGGCCGGGCGGCCGGTCACCGAGACCAGCCACTCCGACGTGTACGCCGCGCCGAACGTGGTGGACGGCAACCCCAGCACCTACTGGGAGAGCGCCAACAACGCGTTCCCGCAGTCGCTGACCGTGGATCTGGGCGCCAACCGGACGGTTTCCCGGGTCGTGCTGAAGCTGCCGCCGCCGTCGGCCTGGCAGACCCGCACCCAGACGCTGTCGGTGCTCGGCTCCACCAACGGGTCGTCGTTCACCACCCTGAAGGCGTCCGCCGGCTACACCTTCAACCCGGCCACCGGCAACACCGCCACCGTGACATTCGCGGCGACCAGTCAGCGGTACCTGCGGCTGACCGTCACCGGCAACAGCGGCTGGCCGGCCGGTCAGCTCAGCGAGTTCGAGGTCTATTCCAGCTAGGCCGGGCAGCCCCCTCCCGTCCGGGGCGGGGGCCACCCGGTCGGGCGGCCCGGCGCAGCGCAGCCCCGGGCCGGTCTGATCCCCCGTCTTGTCCACCGCACCGTCCCCCACCTGTCGCGGTACGACGGGCGTACCCCTGCACCCGTCGCCGGGCAACGCACCCACACCCCACCCCCGAAAGAGGTGTAGCGACGCCATGTCCAGATTCGGTACCAGACGAGGCACCCCGCCGACCGGCGCGCCCGATCCCACTCGCCGAACCACCCGTACCGGCCACCGACGGCTGCTCGCCGGCGTACTCGCCGGGCTGCTCCTGACCGCCGTGCCGGCCGTGACCCCCGCGACCGCCGCACCGGCGGCGGACCCCTCCGCAGCCGCCGCCCGCGCCGCCCTGCTCGCCGGGCTCTCCGCCACCATGACCGCCAGCAGCCACAACCAGAACTACGTGGCGAGCAACGCCAACGACGGCAACGCCGACACCTACTGGGAGAGCGCCAACAACGCGTTCCCGCAGTGGATCCAGGCCGACCTGGGCGCCACGGTCAGCGTGGACCGAGTGGTGCTCAAGCTGCCGCCGCCGTCGGCCTGGCAGACCCGCACCCAGACGCTGTCCGTGCTCGGCTCCACCAACGGCTCGTCGTTCACCACCCTGAAGGCGTCCGCCGGCTACACCTTCAACCCGGCCACCGGCAACACCGCCACCGTCAGCTTCACCGCGGCCAGCACCCGCTACGTGCGGGTGCAGGTCACCGGCAACACCGGCTGGCCGGCCGCCCAGTTCTCCGAGGTCGAGGTCTACGGCGCCGTCGGCAGCCCCGACACCCAGGCCCCCAGCGTCCCCGGCAACCTGGCGTACACCCAGCCCGCCAGCGGGCAGATCCGGCTCACCTGGTCCGCGTCCACCGACAACGTCGGCGTGACCGGGTACGACGTCTACGCCAACGGCGGACTGCGCGGCAGCGTCAACGGCTCGACGCTGACGTACACCGACAGCCAGCCGGACAGCGCCACCGTCTCGTACTACGTCCGGGCCAAGGACGCGGCCGGCAACCAGTCGGCGAACAGCAACACCGTGACCCGGACCGGCACCGGCAACCCGCCGACCGGCACCAACCTGGCGATCGGCAAGCCGATCACCGCCTCCGGGTACGTGCACACGTTCGTGGCCACCAACGCCAACGACAACAACGTGGCCACCTACTGGGAGGGCAACGGCAACCCGAGCACGCTGACCGTGCAGCTCGGCGCGAACG
The nucleotide sequence above comes from Micromonospora sp. NBC_00389. Encoded proteins:
- a CDS encoding carbohydrate ABC transporter permease gives rise to the protein MAITTVPAARTPGRPTSSYPGPQRTSLGRKVRDNLTGHAFLIGAVLCFVVFSWYPMIRGIVMSFQRTRRGETTWVGWDNYSRIIADPSFWPAWQNTLYFTVLALVLGYAVPFFVAILLNEFRHAKGYLRILVYLPVMLPPASALFLFKFYAYDPSEAGLFNAILKALHLPTSQWMQSPEMTMPAMVIASTWMNMGGAVLIYLAALQNIPGELYEAAELDGAGIWRRIVNVTIPQTRLILALLAMLQIVATMQLFIEPLILANGAGAEDSATSVAYLIYQHGFFQNDLNGAAALGVIMLVVLAGFSAAYLRLSAKQD
- a CDS encoding carbohydrate ABC transporter permease, with translation MAQDSGTRTLISHAQLSRGRGKVIYWTLLAVVVAGFTLVFLGPLYWMVTGALKSGQEIAQTPPSLFPQDPEPQNYIDAWNNLDLAKLLFNTFYYATGAVLFQLVFDTAAAYSLSKLRPMFGNVILALMLGTLMIPAMVLIVPQYVTVIDLPILHINLLDSPFAIWLPLVANAFNIFLLKRFFDSIPEELMAAALMDGATSLRTLWSIILPLSRPILGVVSIFAVTAVWKDFLWPKLVMPSPETRTVSVGIYAFSGGTPMNVVIAASVIAAIPTVIIFLIFQRNIMSGLTSGSLKG
- a CDS encoding discoidin domain-containing protein, whose amino-acid sequence is MANHTTGTAHHLRHPTRAGLAAIAATLLVATSVTALAVTGTATPASAAGLSPFDIPGRGATVPFVEQEAEKAAHNGTKIGPDRRYGTLPSEASGREAVTLDSVGEYVEFTLTAPANAVTFRHSLPDSPAGTGRDAAIDLRANGTLLKSVPVTSRYGWYYGGYPFNNNPGDTNPHHFYDETRAMFGSTYPAGTKVRLQVSSTAQSPTFTIDLADFELVGGPIDKPAGALDVVTDFGADPSGATDSTAKFQAAVDAGKAQGRVVWIPTGTFTLWDHVVVDGVTLRGAGPWYSVLGGRHPTDRKRAAGIYGKYVPGGGYTGGVRPHEAGGPSRNVTLRDFAIIGDIRERVDDDQVNALGGAMTNSVVDNLWLENTKVGAWMDGPMDNFTIRNSRILDQTADGVNFHTGVTNSTVTNTFVRNTGDDALAMWAQNVPNVNNSFTHNTIGVTLLANHLVSYGGRDIKITDNVTADSLTNGGGIHVANRYPGVQGATGVQGTWTIARNTLIRNGNSDYNWNFGVGAIWFSALNEAFLQPTINITDTDILDSSYAALHWIEGQTSGINLNNVRIDGAGTYALQVQAPSQVSFTNVRATGIAQSNPIHNCVGGGFQITQGAGNSGWYTPTPYCGPWPDPQWGGGPTTPPPTTPPPTTPPPTTPPPTTPPPTGGNLALNRPATATSTNQSYSAANAVDGNAATYWESANNAFPQTVTVDLGSARSVDRVVLKLPAGWERRTETLSVLGSTDGSSYATLAASAGRVFDPGAGNTVSIGLPAGDRRFIRVTVTGNTGWPAAQLSEVEVYGGTPTTPPPTTPPTTTPPPTTPPPTGNLAAGRPVTETSHSDVYAAPNVVDGNPSTYWESANNAFPQSLTVDLGANRTVSRVVLKLPPPSAWQTRTQTLSVLGSTNGSSFTTLKASAGYTFNPATGNTATVTFAATSQRYLRLTVTGNSGWPAGQLSEFEVYSS
- a CDS encoding glycoside hydrolase family 13 protein; the encoded protein is MSTADSGPWWRGAVIYQVYPRSFADGNGDGIGDIAGIRSRLNHLSALGVDAIWFSPWYPSPMADAGYDVSDYRDIDPVFGTLAEAEALIAEAHVLGIRTIVDVVPNHCSDAHPWFQAALAGGPGAPERDLFWFRPGRGPNGDQRPTDWVGEFGGETWTRTTNPDGTPGDWYLHLFAPEQPDFNWDHPTVRAEFEDILRFWFDRGVDGIRIDSAGLLVKDGTLPETVPGRPHPFRDLDGVHDIYRAWRRVADEYPGDRALIGEVWMPDRQRFANYLRPDELHAAFNFDFLGCAWDASALRESIDGTLSAHAPVGAPATWVLSNHDVTRHVTRYGRADTTFSFAAKREGTPTDLELGTRRARAAALLSLSLPGAAYVYQGEELGLYEVEDIPFALRQDPMWERSGRVDPGRDGCRVPLPWAGDEPPFGFSPAGAAAPWLPQPADWKDRTARAQTGDAASMLELYRAAIAIRRAEPALGDGDLSWLPAPDGVLAFSRGGGFRCLVNLADSSVPLPAEGELLLASGPLDDGLLPPDTAVWLRTPEPAEGPGLA